TTGGAAAAGCTGAATCCGTCGCGGGGAAATCCGAATTCTTCGAGCACAATGGGTTTGTGATACTTTACGGCTATCTTCATGTGTTCGTCAATGTACTTCCTTGTATTCTCTTCGGCCTGCGGAAGAAGTTCCGTCAGGCTGTCTGCCTTCACCCATCCCCAATTGTATGGCCAGATATGAATATTCAGATAGTCAATGTTGGCATCCGCATGAATCCTCTCATAGAGAGAAATATCCCCTTCACATCCCCATGCCCCTTCACTGCCCGAAGAAACCAGATGATTGGGATCGAGAGATTTTATCTGTGCGGCCACCTCGGCCATCCAGCGGGCAAAGGGCTCCTTGTTGGCGTCAGAGAAAGCGCGAGGCTCGTTGCCTATCTGCCAAGACATTATGGTGGGATCGTCCACATACTTTATCTGATTATACCTATTTGTTCTCGTGACAATATATTTGACATGATCGGCAAACAAGGCCTTCGCACTGTCTGATTGATGAAACTGCCTCACGTATTCCATATAGGCCGGCCAGCCATCCACGGCAGGAACCACGGCATCACCATGCCCCGACCATTGCAGGTAAACGGAGTAACCGCCACTCCACTCCCAAGAATTATTGAGATAGAGCACGGCTGTCATGTCGCGTTTGCGCAGTTCGTTCATAAAATAATCCAACCCGGCCAGTATGGTATCATTATAGACGCCGGGAGCTGTCTGCAAAGAAGGCTCCACACGGGTTTTCACGCCATTTCCGCCATCGGCCCCCACCAGAACGCGCAGGTTGTCAACACCAATGCTTTTCAGAAAATCCAGTTCCTTGTGCAAGCGCCCCCGATTGCCGCCCTCACCTTCCGAACCGAGAATGGCCCCGTACCAGAAGTTGGCCCCAATAAAGTAATAGGGCTTGCCGTCACGGATCAGCCTACCTTCGGCATTTACTTTTATAAACGGATGTTCCGGCCCCGAAGCGCATGCCATGAAAAGAGCCGGCAGAATGGCCAAAAGGAAAATGTATTGCTTCATATTATTGGTATTAAAGATTTTGAAGTTGTTTTCTCAGCCATTCCAGCCACTCGTCCCATTGCTCCTGATACCAGTAGTGTCCGGTTTCAAGATAGGGATGCAGCTCTTTGGGAGAAGTAATCACATTGTAGGCGGCATACATGGAAGTGGGCGGACAAACTTCATCGTTGTATCCCCAACTGAACCATCCCGGCACATTCAGCAGGCGGGCAAAATTGGCCGTATCATAGTAACGCACCGTCTCAAGTTCTTTTTCATCGGGAGCCCCGTTACAGTAGAAATAATGGGGCCAGCCGCAGGCACGCTTCTTCAAAGCGGCTTCGTGGTCGCACAGAGCCGGATGTACAGCCGCAAAGAAAGTGACACGCGGGTCAAGGGCGGCCGTGATTACGGAAAGCGCACCTCCCTGACTGGAACCGGTGACACCCAACGCCCTGCCGTTATACTGGGGCAAGGAACATATAAAGTCCACTGCACGCAAAGCACCGACAATGACACGGTTATAATAGAAAGCATCCCGGTTGTCACGGCCGAACGTACAGTAATTGTTCAGCGCACCGTCCGCCAAAGCATCATATACAGACTGCTGCATGGTGACAGGAATGCCGTGTACACCCACTTCAAGCGTAATCACCTTGCCCGGAGCCGTATAAGTATCGCCCGTGTAGGGACGCACACCTGCGCCGGGCACGCGCAGCAAGGCCGGATAT
Above is a window of Bacteroides helcogenes P 36-108 DNA encoding:
- a CDS encoding glycoside hydrolase 5 family protein — translated: MKQYIFLLAILPALFMACASGPEHPFIKVNAEGRLIRDGKPYYFIGANFWYGAILGSEGEGGNRGRLHKELDFLKSIGVDNLRVLVGADGGNGVKTRVEPSLQTAPGVYNDTILAGLDYFMNELRKRDMTAVLYLNNSWEWSGGYSVYLQWSGHGDAVVPAVDGWPAYMEYVRQFHQSDSAKALFADHVKYIVTRTNRYNQIKYVDDPTIMSWQIGNEPRAFSDANKEPFARWMAEVAAQIKSLDPNHLVSSGSEGAWGCEGDISLYERIHADANIDYLNIHIWPYNWGWVKADSLTELLPQAEENTRKYIDEHMKIAVKYHKPIVLEEFGFPRDGFSFSKDASTTARDAYYGYVFDLIRKEREKGGLFAGCNFWAWGGFAGQTSGHVFWEKGDDYTGDPAQEEQGLNSVFATDGTVEIIKKENGMLK
- a CDS encoding acetylxylan esterase, with amino-acid sequence MLAASAQIRGNEIRVLVSPDRADWNYRPDEKCTFTVRVLKAQNLLPGVTVDYELGPEMYPVETKKAVVLKDGTLKLQAKLKTPGFLRCKVKAYVDGHTYEGLATSGYAPGQLQPVTELPADFRDYWEKTLENARTTPLNPVMTLLPERCTETDNVYQVSFRTKAWGGRFYGILSIPRKEGKYPALLRVPGAGVRPYTGDTYTAPGKVITLEVGVHGIPVTMQQSVYDALADGALNNYCTFGRDNRDAFYYNRVIVGALRAVDFICSLPQYNGRALGVTGSSQGGALSVITAALDPRVTFFAAVHPALCDHEAALKKRACGWPHYFYCNGAPDEKELETVRYYDTANFARLLNVPGWFSWGYNDEVCPPTSMYAAYNVITSPKELHPYLETGHYWYQEQWDEWLEWLRKQLQNL